Proteins encoded together in one Bacteroides ovatus window:
- a CDS encoding 4'-phosphopantetheinyl transferase family protein — protein sequence MASFLQYKTNGIQWAVWKMEESLDALLLLLPGARRAFCEQELNRFVSERRKMEWLSVRVLLYSMLQEDKEIGYSLEGKPYLTDHSFFISISHTKGYVAVMLASSVPVGIDIEQYAQRVHKVCDRYVRPDEQVESYQGDITWGLLLHWSAKEAVFKRMENADADLRKLRLTHFIPQEEGTFQVQELVTAQQELYSVGYRICPDFVLTWTLN from the coding sequence ATGGCGTCGTTTCTGCAGTATAAGACGAATGGCATACAGTGGGCTGTCTGGAAGATGGAAGAGTCTTTGGATGCTTTATTGCTTCTTTTGCCCGGTGCGCGAAGAGCTTTCTGTGAGCAGGAATTGAATCGCTTTGTCTCCGAACGTCGTAAGATGGAATGGTTGTCGGTTCGTGTTCTGCTGTATTCCATGTTGCAGGAGGATAAGGAAATCGGTTACTCTCTCGAGGGGAAACCTTATCTCACAGATCATTCTTTTTTTATCAGTATTTCTCATACGAAAGGTTATGTGGCGGTGATGCTTGCTTCTTCGGTTCCGGTAGGCATTGACATTGAACAATATGCCCAACGGGTTCACAAGGTATGCGACCGCTATGTCCGTCCTGACGAGCAAGTAGAATCTTATCAGGGAGATATAACTTGGGGGCTGTTATTGCATTGGTCGGCAAAGGAAGCTGTTTTCAAGCGGATGGAAAATGCGGATGCTGATCTTCGTAAACTCCGGCTGACGCATTTTATTCCTCAAGAGGAGGGGACGTTTCAGGTTCAGGAGTTAGTTACGGCGCAGCAAGAACTTTATTCTGTCGGTTATCGTATTTGTCCGGACTTTGTATTGACGTGGACATTGAATTGA
- a CDS encoding gliding motility-associated protein GldE, which yields MDSDGYLSQLADIFNGITVNTPSISAIIAIALAGVLLLASGFASASEIAFFSLSPSDRNDIDERNHPSDDKISALLGDTERLLATILITNNFVNVTIIMLCNFFFMNVFVFHSPLAEFLILTVILTFLLLLFGEIMPKIYSAQKTLAFCRFSAPGIYFLEKVFRPIATVLVRSTTFLNKHFVKKSHNISVDELSHALELTDKAELSEENNILEGIIRFGGETVKEVMTSRLDMVDLDIRTSFKEVMQCIIENAYSRIPIYSGSRDNIKGVLYIKDLLPHVNKGDNFRWQSLIRPAYFVPETKMIDDLLRDFQANKIHIAIVVDEFGGTSGLVTMEDIIEEIVGEIHDEYDDEERTYVVLNDHTWIFEAKTQLTDFYKIAKVDEDEFEKVVGDADTLAGMLLEIKGEFPALHEKVTYHNYEFEVLEMDSRRILKVKFTILPKEMEDGVVSAV from the coding sequence TTGGACTCAGATGGTTATTTAAGCCAATTGGCTGACATTTTCAACGGTATTACCGTAAACACTCCTTCTATCTCTGCTATTATTGCCATAGCGCTGGCAGGTGTGCTCCTGCTTGCTTCCGGCTTTGCTTCGGCTTCCGAAATAGCTTTTTTCTCGCTATCTCCTTCTGATCGGAATGATATTGATGAGCGCAATCATCCTTCCGACGATAAAATAAGTGCTCTTCTTGGGGACACCGAACGTCTCTTGGCAACGATATTGATTACGAACAATTTTGTGAATGTGACCATTATCATGCTCTGCAATTTCTTCTTTATGAATGTGTTTGTTTTCCATTCTCCGTTGGCAGAGTTCCTGATACTGACCGTCATCCTGACCTTCCTCCTGTTGTTGTTCGGTGAAATTATGCCTAAGATTTATTCGGCACAGAAAACATTGGCCTTTTGCCGTTTTTCGGCACCGGGAATTTACTTTCTGGAAAAGGTATTCCGTCCGATAGCTACTGTGCTTGTGCGTTCGACAACTTTTCTGAATAAGCATTTTGTGAAGAAGAGTCACAATATTTCTGTGGATGAACTGTCGCACGCGTTGGAATTGACGGATAAAGCGGAGCTTTCTGAAGAGAACAATATTCTGGAGGGAATTATCCGTTTCGGTGGGGAAACCGTGAAGGAGGTGATGACATCACGTCTGGATATGGTCGATCTGGATATCCGTACCTCTTTCAAGGAGGTGATGCAATGTATCATTGAAAATGCTTATTCACGTATTCCTATCTATTCCGGTTCACGGGACAATATTAAAGGGGTGCTGTATATTAAAGACCTTCTGCCTCATGTCAATAAGGGGGATAATTTCCGTTGGCAGTCATTGATTCGTCCGGCTTATTTTGTGCCGGAGACGAAGATGATTGATGATTTGCTGCGTGACTTCCAGGCGAATAAGATTCATATTGCTATTGTTGTGGATGAGTTTGGAGGAACTTCCGGGCTGGTAACGATGGAGGATATTATCGAAGAGATTGTAGGTGAGATTCACGACGAATACGATGATGAAGAGCGTACATACGTTGTTTTGAATGACCATACCTGGATATTTGAAGCGAAAACGCAGTTGACGGATTTCTATAAGATTGCAAAAGTAGACGAAGACGAATTTGAAAAGGTGGTGGGAGATGCAGATACATTGGCAGGTATGTTGCTCGAAATTAAAGGTGAATTCCCGGCGCTGCATGAGAAAGTGACGTATCACAATTATGAGTTTGAAGTGCTCGAAATGGATAGTCGCCGTATATTGAAAGTTAAGTTTACAATTCTGCCGAAAGAAATGGAAGATGGCGTCGTTTCTGCAGTATAA
- a CDS encoding HU family DNA-binding protein — protein MTKADIVNEITKKTGIDKQTVLTTVEAFMDAVKDSLSNDENVYLRGFGSFVVKKRAQKTARNISKNTTIIIPEHNIPAFKPAKTFTISVKK, from the coding sequence ATGACTAAAGCAGATATTGTAAACGAGATTACAAAGAAAACTGGGATTGATAAGCAGACAGTTCTTACAACAGTTGAGGCATTTATGGATGCAGTAAAGGATTCACTGTCTAACGATGAGAACGTATACCTGCGTGGGTTTGGTAGTTTCGTAGTAAAGAAAAGAGCACAGAAAACTGCTCGTAACATTTCTAAAAACACTACGATCATTATTCCGGAGCACAACATTCCGGCTTTCAAACCGGCTAAGACATTTACAATTTCAGTAAAGAAATAA
- a CDS encoding single-stranded DNA-binding protein, producing the protein MSVNRVILVGNVGQDPRVKYFDTGSAVATFPLATTDRGYTLANGTQIPERTEWHNIVASNRLAEIVDKYVHKGDKLYLEGKIRTRSYSDQSGAMRYITEIYVDNMEMLSPKGANPGAGASASGQPAMGQQQQPVAGQPQQTQQSQAQPVQDNPADDLPF; encoded by the coding sequence ATGTCAGTAAATAGAGTGATATTGGTAGGAAATGTAGGACAAGATCCTCGGGTGAAATACTTCGATACAGGTTCGGCAGTGGCAACTTTCCCATTGGCTACGACGGATCGTGGATATACGTTGGCTAATGGAACCCAGATTCCCGAAAGAACAGAGTGGCATAATATCGTTGCATCTAACCGTTTGGCAGAGATTGTAGATAAATATGTGCACAAAGGTGACAAGCTGTATCTGGAAGGGAAAATAAGAACGCGTTCTTACAGCGATCAGTCGGGTGCTATGCGCTATATCACCGAAATTTATGTGGATAATATGGAAATGTTGTCTCCGAAAGGAGCCAACCCGGGTGCGGGAGCTTCTGCTTCCGGACAGCCTGCTATGGGACAGCAGCAACAACCGGTTGCCGGCCAGCCGCAACAAACGCAGCAGTCGCAGGCGCAACCTGTACAAGATAATCCGGCAGATGATTTGCCGTTCTAA
- a CDS encoding (4Fe-4S)-binding protein — MGKKIEYTNGELTIVWQPELCQHAGICVKMLPNVYHPKERPWVQIENATTEELIAQIGKCPSGALSYRLNKKEK, encoded by the coding sequence ATGGGAAAAAAAATTGAATATACCAATGGTGAACTGACCATTGTGTGGCAGCCTGAATTATGTCAGCACGCCGGAATATGTGTAAAGATGCTACCCAATGTTTATCATCCCAAAGAAAGACCCTGGGTGCAGATTGAAAATGCGACAACAGAAGAATTAATTGCACAAATCGGCAAATGTCCGTCAGGAGCATTGAGCTATCGACTTAATAAAAAAGAGAAATAA
- the mutY gene encoding A/G-specific adenine glycosylase, giving the protein MNEFTKTIVEWYEENKRELPWRESADPYLIWISEIILQQTRVAQGYDYFLRFIKRFPDVQTLAAADEDEVMKYWQGLGYYSRARNLHAAAKSMNGVFPKTYPEVLALKGVGEYTAAAICSFAYGMPYAVVDGNVYRVLSRYFGIDTPIDSTEGKKLFAALADEMLDKKHPAVYNQGIMDFGAIQCTPQSPNCLFCPLAGGCSALSKGLVTKLPVKQHKTKTTNRYFNYIYVRAGAYTFINKRTGNDIWKNLFELPLIETPTALSEEEFLALPEFRAFFASGEVPVVRSVCREVKHVLSHRVIYANLYEVTLSENLTSFGDFQKIKVEELEQYAISRLVQTLLQALNGKY; this is encoded by the coding sequence ATGAACGAGTTTACGAAAACGATTGTAGAGTGGTATGAAGAGAATAAACGTGAACTGCCCTGGAGGGAGTCTGCCGATCCGTATCTGATCTGGATTTCGGAGATTATTCTTCAACAGACGCGGGTGGCGCAGGGGTATGATTATTTTCTTCGCTTTATCAAGCGTTTTCCCGATGTACAGACTTTGGCTGCTGCGGATGAGGACGAGGTGATGAAGTATTGGCAGGGGTTGGGGTATTATTCGCGTGCCCGCAATCTTCATGCTGCCGCCAAAAGCATGAATGGTGTTTTCCCGAAAACATATCCGGAAGTGCTGGCTCTGAAAGGAGTGGGGGAGTACACGGCGGCAGCTATCTGTTCGTTTGCTTACGGTATGCCTTATGCGGTGGTGGATGGTAATGTGTATCGGGTGCTTTCACGTTATTTCGGTATAGATACTCCGATTGATTCGACGGAAGGAAAGAAACTTTTTGCAGCATTGGCAGATGAGATGTTGGATAAGAAGCATCCGGCTGTTTACAATCAGGGGATAATGGATTTCGGAGCGATTCAGTGTACTCCGCAGTCGCCCAACTGTTTGTTTTGTCCCTTGGCAGGCGGTTGCTCGGCACTTTCGAAGGGGTTAGTGACAAAGCTTCCGGTGAAACAGCATAAAACAAAGACTACCAACCGTTACTTCAATTATATTTATGTACGTGCGGGCGCGTATACCTTTATAAATAAACGAACAGGAAATGATATTTGGAAGAATCTGTTCGAATTGCCATTGATAGAGACTCCGACGGCTCTTTCGGAAGAAGAGTTTCTTGCTTTGCCAGAATTCCGTGCATTCTTTGCATCAGGGGAAGTGCCGGTGGTGCGTTCTGTTTGCAGGGAAGTGAAGCATGTGTTGTCTCACCGGGTGATTTATGCTAATCTGTATGAAGTAACATTATCTGAAAATTTGACTTCTTTCGGTGATTTCCAGAAAATAAAAGTGGAGGAACTGGAGCAGTACGCTATTTCAAGGCTGGTGCAAACTCTGCTGCAAGCACTAAATGGCAAGTATTAA